Proteins encoded in a region of the Oncorhynchus clarkii lewisi isolate Uvic-CL-2024 chromosome 18, UVic_Ocla_1.0, whole genome shotgun sequence genome:
- the LOC139372791 gene encoding dendritic cell-specific transmembrane protein-like has translation MPSQLERLALFRVWSMMVLLYTSDHRKGWRHILLHFLSCLTLSLALGGALLLGLYFSLNYSLVVCGVTSGCCSLLLTAVLFCSKRVRCFSLLFLISCTMKQGRNLLLTAGTGLVILWNVQNTLRNLREVSSSLVCNLEKKRVLLDVSPINNYVNLLRWVGEKLNKFIDFGVVKYESSFTVGHSVESNDLTVKLQDAVRTLNTTAKSAEVCIDLVMAVFQRGVPVLGVTLVIITTTLFLRKYFFNLKYQNTFITSRFIRYDDQQRAEGKPYLLPLSPEEADQFRSIPSARFTRREGYTMLWFLVPVLTHLPTWLLFISLDALLYWLILIINKHLLELKPFSINLKMNLNEDNSIVFIPLPGGAIMKDFSYTFTLFQEDCLPQPSLLLSRSLVPLSVILVVLLVLDLLSAKMGQLKLLVSEQFYNDNADQRVQQLHAKISHKRAKTRPPTKRTALLRLLKQKSFWFPLFFHTAKENDMRLT, from the exons ATGCCATCCCAACTTGAGAGGCTGGCTCTGTTCCGGGTCTGGTCCATGATGGTCCTGCTCTACACCTCGGACCACAGGAAGGGCTGGAGACAtatcctcctccacttcctcagCTGCTTGACCCTGAGCCTGGCCTTGGGAGGGGCCCTCCTACTGGGCCTCTACTTCTCTCTGAACTACAGCCTAGTGGTGTGTGGAGTCACCTCAGGCTGCTGCTCACTCCTGTTGAcagctgtcctgttctgctccaAGAGAGTCCGCTGCTTCTCCTTGCTGTTTCTTATCTCCTGCACTATGAAGCAGGGCAGGAACCTGCTTCTGACGGCAGGCACTGGGCTGGTGATCCTCTGGAATGTCCAGAACACCTTAAg AAACCTCAGAGAAGTGTCCAGCAGTCTGGTGTGTAACCTGGAGAAGAAGAGAGTGTTGTTGGACGTCAGTCCAATAAATAACTATGTCAATCTGCTGAGGTGGGTGGGCGAGAAGCTCAACAAGTTCATAGACTTTGGAGTTGTCAAGTACGAGTCATCATTCACCGTCGGACACAGCGTTGAGTCCAACGATCTGACGGTGAAACTTCAGGATGCTGTCCGGACACTGAACACAACAGCGAAGAGCGCTGAGGTGTGCATCGACCTGGTGATGGCTGTGTTCCAGAGAGGAGTCCCGGTACTAGGGGTCACCCTggtcatcatcaccactaccctGTTCCTCAGAAAATACTTCTTCAACCTCAAGTACCAGAACACTTTCATCACCAGCAGGTTTATTAGATACGATGATCAACAGAGAGCTGAGGGGAAgccctacctcctccctctaAGCCCAGAGGAGGCAGATCAATTCCGCTCCATCCCATCCGCCCGCTTCACACGGAGAGAGGGCTACACCATGCTCTGGTTCCTGGTTCCAGTGCTCACCCACCTCCCAACCTGGCTCTTATTCATCTCCCTGGACGCACTGCTCTACTGGCTTATTCTGATTATCAACAAACACCTTCTGGAACTGAAACCATTCAGCATTAACCTAAAGATGAACCTAAAC GAAGACAACAGCATCGTGTTTATCCCTCTCCCAGGGGGAGCCATCATGAAGGATTTCTCCTACACCTTCACCCTCTTTCAGGAGGATTGCCTTCCCCagccctccctgctcctctccag GTCTCTGGTCCCACTGTCAGTTATCCTGGTTGTTCTACTGGTCCTAGACCTGCTGTCTGCCAAGATGGGTCAGCTCAAACTACTGGTCTCAGAACAGTTCTACAACGACAACGCAGACCAGAGGGTGCAGCAACTTCATGCTAAGATCAGCCACAAAAGAGCCAAGACAAGGCCTCCAACGAAGAGGACTGCTCTGCTGAGACTGCTAAAACAA AAAAGCTTCTGGTTTCCACTGTTCTTCCACACTGCAAAGGAGAATGATATGCGTCTCACCTGA